A window from Flavobacterium gyeonganense encodes these proteins:
- a CDS encoding GH92 family glycosyl hydrolase: MFSISKKTISKTACILYMLFFSILIFAQKEPADFVNPFIGTSNYGATFPGPIAPRGMASISPFNVAGKQNKLEKDSQWLSNPYVNENTFLTGFSQVNISGVGCPDLGVILLMPTTGAVETDHLKYGSTYKNEVAKAAYYSVDIDKYNVKAEFTSSKRVGVSKFTFPKGQSNILLNLGLGLTNEEGAMVKVVSPIEIEGMRSVGSFCYNSPEDAYPVYFVAKFSKPAHKFGVWKKPSKYEGLEAQWMTYNGKTRMMDNSIKTVVGDSIGSYFTYKFDKQETVEVKIGISYVSIANARENLEKETGNKSFEAVYKNTYNEWNEELSKILVEGGSNDDNTIFYTALYHTLIHPNTLNDVNGEYPVIKRTKIAKTEGTRYTTFSLWDTYRNMHPLTSLVYPKQQSDMIKSMLEMYDENGWLPKWELNSTETFTMVGDPATIVIVDASLKGIQDFDFHKAYYAMLKGADQIENNPLRPGLKEYVEKGYVSTNYRGPVSTTLEYNTSDYAISLLAKALGEKEDYKRFTKRSLSYRKLYDKDLKLLRPRTANGKWYEPFDPESGANFQENVGFIEGNAWQYAFMVPHDIRGLIKLMGGDKPFSDQLQKVFDSKQFDMANEPDIAYPYLFNYIKGEEWKSQEMVKKLVAQYFKNEPKGLPGNDDTGTMSAWLVYSMMGIYPISPGDPIYTITTPMFHRVTIKLDPRYYKKESIVIERQINNDGKINSIELNGKTRNSFFISHDDFVNGTKLKVIQN, translated from the coding sequence ATGTTTTCAATATCAAAAAAAACAATATCCAAAACAGCATGTATTTTGTATATGCTGTTTTTTAGCATCCTTATTTTTGCACAGAAAGAACCCGCAGATTTTGTAAATCCGTTTATTGGAACTTCAAATTACGGAGCCACTTTTCCCGGACCAATTGCACCAAGAGGAATGGCGAGTATAAGTCCGTTTAATGTTGCCGGGAAACAAAATAAATTAGAGAAAGACAGTCAGTGGCTTTCTAATCCGTATGTAAACGAAAATACTTTTTTAACCGGATTTAGTCAGGTTAATATAAGCGGTGTTGGCTGTCCAGATTTGGGTGTTATTTTATTGATGCCAACAACGGGAGCTGTAGAAACAGATCATTTAAAATACGGGTCAACTTATAAAAATGAAGTGGCAAAAGCAGCGTACTACAGCGTAGATATTGACAAATACAATGTAAAAGCAGAGTTTACATCATCTAAAAGAGTGGGCGTAAGCAAATTTACTTTCCCGAAAGGGCAATCAAACATTTTACTGAATCTTGGCTTAGGCTTAACCAATGAAGAAGGGGCAATGGTAAAAGTGGTTTCGCCAATAGAAATTGAAGGAATGCGTTCTGTTGGTTCATTTTGTTACAACAGCCCGGAAGATGCTTACCCGGTTTATTTTGTAGCTAAATTTTCCAAACCAGCACACAAATTCGGAGTTTGGAAAAAGCCTTCAAAATATGAAGGTCTCGAAGCACAATGGATGACGTACAACGGAAAAACCAGAATGATGGATAATAGCATCAAAACGGTTGTTGGTGATAGTATTGGAAGTTATTTTACGTATAAATTTGATAAGCAGGAAACCGTTGAGGTTAAAATTGGAATTTCGTATGTAAGTATTGCAAATGCAAGAGAAAATTTAGAAAAAGAAACCGGAAACAAATCTTTTGAAGCTGTTTATAAAAATACTTACAACGAATGGAATGAAGAACTTTCTAAAATTTTGGTTGAAGGAGGATCAAATGACGACAATACGATTTTTTATACGGCATTGTATCACACTTTAATTCACCCAAATACTTTAAACGATGTCAATGGAGAATATCCTGTGATAAAAAGGACTAAGATTGCAAAAACAGAAGGTACTCGTTATACCACTTTTTCATTGTGGGATACGTATCGCAACATGCATCCTTTAACATCTTTGGTTTATCCTAAGCAGCAATCGGATATGATAAAAAGTATGTTGGAAATGTATGATGAAAACGGCTGGCTGCCAAAATGGGAATTAAATTCAACTGAAACTTTTACCATGGTAGGAGATCCCGCAACTATTGTGATAGTTGATGCCAGCTTAAAAGGAATTCAGGATTTTGATTTTCACAAAGCCTACTATGCCATGTTAAAAGGTGCTGATCAAATTGAAAATAATCCACTGCGTCCGGGACTTAAAGAATATGTTGAAAAAGGATATGTATCAACAAATTATCGCGGTCCCGTTTCTACAACACTGGAGTACAATACTTCAGATTATGCGATTTCACTTTTAGCGAAAGCTTTAGGCGAAAAAGAAGACTATAAGCGTTTTACAAAACGTTCATTATCCTACCGAAAATTATATGACAAGGATTTAAAATTACTTCGGCCAAGAACAGCTAACGGAAAATGGTATGAACCTTTTGATCCTGAATCAGGAGCTAATTTTCAGGAAAATGTTGGTTTCATTGAAGGAAATGCATGGCAATACGCTTTTATGGTACCGCATGATATTAGAGGATTAATCAAACTTATGGGTGGTGATAAACCTTTTTCGGATCAGTTACAAAAGGTTTTTGACAGCAAACAATTTGATATGGCAAACGAGCCGGATATTGCATATCCGTATTTATTCAATTATATAAAAGGAGAAGAATGGAAAAGTCAGGAAATGGTAAAAAAACTGGTTGCACAATATTTCAAAAATGAGCCAAAAGGATTACCCGGAAATGATGATACAGGAACAATGTCGGCCTGGCTGGTATATTCGATGATGGGAATTTACCCAATATCGCCAGGTGATCCAATTTACACCATTACAACGCCAATGTTCCATAGAGTAACAATCAAATTAGATCCGAGATATTATAAAAAAGAAAGCATTGTAATTGAAAGACAAATCAATAATGATGGGAAAATCAATTCGATTGAGCTAAACGGAAAAACACGTAACAGCTTCTTTATCTCACATGATGATTTTGTGAATGGTACAAAGCTTAAAGTGATTCAAAACTAA
- a CDS encoding alpha-L-fucosidase — protein MKKGIFIIALLFSAQIFAQAIYEDERYVPETDPLVLKNLDEWQGKKFGLLMHWGTYSQWGIVESWSICPEDYGWCERKKGSNPSNYNDYIKDYEGLRKTFNPVKFDPAKWAKAAKYAGMKYMVFTTKHHDGFNMYDTKYSDYKITSKDVPFHTNPKADVLKEIFNSFRGEGISTGAYFSKPDWHNENYWDPYFPPFDRNVNYDPSLYPEKWQKYVDFTHNQILEILSNYGKVDILWLDGGWVRKRDQVNIKENYDEKFTENESKNGFIKHRVVDQDPKMDELVIKARQKQPGLIVVDRAVHGKNQNYLTPEGRVPAKTLPYPWESCIPAGGGWSYSPGAEYMTGRQGIHMLVDIVAKGGNLLLNVAPSPEGEWDKGAYDLLQAYGDWMKVNSTAIYNTKPIEPYKEENICFTQNKAGNVFAFYLAKEGEDKIPAEVTVKSISPKKGTKITMLGSKTSLKWTKEGNGFKVVIPENLRNNLPCKEAWTLKIEAI, from the coding sequence ATGAAAAAAGGAATATTCATAATCGCCCTTTTATTTTCAGCTCAGATATTCGCTCAGGCGATTTATGAAGATGAAAGATACGTACCAGAAACTGATCCGTTAGTTTTAAAGAACTTAGACGAGTGGCAAGGCAAAAAATTTGGTTTGCTAATGCACTGGGGAACTTACAGCCAATGGGGAATTGTAGAATCTTGGTCTATCTGCCCTGAAGATTACGGATGGTGTGAACGTAAAAAAGGAAGCAATCCGTCTAATTATAATGATTATATAAAAGATTACGAAGGTTTAAGAAAAACGTTTAATCCTGTGAAATTTGATCCTGCAAAATGGGCTAAAGCAGCAAAATATGCTGGAATGAAATACATGGTTTTCACTACAAAACACCATGACGGATTCAATATGTATGATACTAAATATTCTGATTACAAGATTACTAGTAAAGATGTTCCTTTTCATACCAATCCAAAAGCGGATGTTTTAAAAGAAATTTTCAACTCATTTAGAGGAGAAGGCATTTCAACTGGAGCTTATTTCTCTAAACCAGACTGGCACAACGAAAACTACTGGGATCCTTATTTCCCTCCATTCGACAGAAACGTAAACTACGATCCGTCTTTATACCCTGAAAAATGGCAAAAATATGTTGATTTCACTCATAACCAAATCTTAGAAATTCTTTCTAACTACGGTAAAGTTGATATTTTATGGTTAGATGGAGGATGGGTTAGAAAAAGAGACCAAGTAAACATCAAAGAAAACTACGACGAGAAATTTACTGAAAACGAATCTAAAAACGGTTTCATCAAACACAGAGTGGTAGACCAAGATCCAAAAATGGATGAATTGGTTATAAAAGCGCGTCAGAAACAACCAGGTTTAATTGTTGTAGATAGAGCGGTTCACGGTAAAAACCAAAACTACTTAACTCCAGAAGGTCGTGTTCCTGCTAAAACGTTGCCTTATCCTTGGGAATCTTGTATTCCTGCAGGCGGTGGATGGTCTTATTCTCCAGGTGCTGAATACATGACTGGAAGACAAGGTATTCATATGTTAGTGGATATTGTGGCAAAAGGTGGAAACTTATTATTAAACGTTGCACCAAGTCCGGAAGGAGAATGGGATAAAGGCGCTTACGATTTATTACAAGCTTACGGAGACTGGATGAAAGTAAACAGCACAGCGATTTACAACACAAAACCAATTGAACCTTACAAAGAAGAAAACATTTGTTTTACACAAAATAAAGCTGGAAATGTATTTGCATTTTATTTAGCTAAAGAAGGAGAAGATAAAATTCCTGCTGAAGTTACTGTAAAATCGATCAGCCCTAAAAAAGGAACAAAAATTACCATGTTAGGATCTAAAACTTCGTTGAAATGGACAAAAGAAGGAAACGGATTTAAAGTTGTGATTCCGGAAAACTTAAGAAATAATTTACCATGTAAAGAAGCCTGGACTTTAAAAATTGAAGCTATTTAA
- a CDS encoding glycoside hydrolase family 35 protein, translating into MNKILFKLGVLLICLMPFFSMAQSKGFSISNGEFKQDGKIIKIHSGEMHYERIPKEYWRHRLQMIKAMGLNTVATYVFWNYHEVEPGVWDFKTGNKNLAEFVRLAKSEGLYVILRPGPYACGEWEFGGYPWWLQNNPDLVIRTNNKAFLEACKTYLEHLYAEVKGLFANQGGPIIMVQAENEFGSYVSQRTDISAEDHKAYKTAIYNMLKQTGFPEPFFTSDGTWLFEGGAVEGVLPTANGESNIENLKKQVDKYHKGQGPYMVAEFYSGWLDHWAEPFIKIGSEEIASQTKKYLDAGVSFNYYMVHGGTNFGFTSGANYNEESDIQPDITSYDYDAPISEAGWVTPKFMAIREVMQKYSKTKLAPIPEKIPVTKYPNQPVKSSMDVLSWIKKEKAVVNDQPLTFEKLGQGNGYVLYRKRFTQPISSGKLKIEGLRDFATVYVNGVKVGELNRVFKNYELTLSIPFNGILEILVENMGRINYGAEIVHNTKGIISPVFINEYEISGGWEMHKMPMNEVPVIKNETIKPGRPVLYEATVNIEKPADTFLDMTNWGKGIVFVNGHNLGRYWKVGPQQTLYVPGCWLKAGENKFVVLEQLNENTQKELTFTDQPILDKLN; encoded by the coding sequence ATGAATAAGATATTATTTAAACTCGGAGTATTATTGATTTGCTTGATGCCGTTTTTTTCTATGGCACAAAGCAAAGGATTTTCTATATCTAATGGAGAATTTAAACAAGATGGGAAAATTATTAAAATACATTCGGGAGAAATGCACTATGAGCGTATTCCTAAAGAGTATTGGAGACATAGGCTGCAAATGATTAAAGCTATGGGATTGAATACCGTGGCAACCTATGTGTTTTGGAATTATCACGAAGTAGAGCCAGGTGTATGGGATTTTAAAACAGGAAATAAAAATTTAGCAGAGTTTGTTCGTCTTGCTAAAAGTGAAGGATTGTATGTAATTCTTAGACCAGGCCCGTATGCCTGTGGTGAATGGGAATTTGGAGGATACCCTTGGTGGTTGCAAAATAATCCAGATTTAGTAATTCGTACCAATAACAAAGCATTTTTAGAAGCTTGCAAAACCTATCTTGAACATTTGTATGCAGAGGTAAAAGGACTTTTTGCTAATCAAGGAGGACCAATTATTATGGTTCAGGCTGAAAATGAATTTGGTTCTTATGTTTCTCAAAGAACCGATATTAGTGCTGAGGATCATAAAGCATATAAAACTGCAATTTACAATATGCTTAAACAAACGGGGTTTCCAGAGCCTTTTTTTACTTCTGACGGTACTTGGTTGTTTGAAGGCGGTGCTGTTGAAGGCGTGTTGCCAACTGCAAATGGGGAATCTAATATAGAAAATTTAAAGAAACAGGTTGATAAATATCATAAAGGACAAGGGCCTTACATGGTAGCAGAGTTTTATTCAGGATGGTTAGATCATTGGGCAGAACCATTTATTAAAATTGGATCTGAAGAGATTGCAAGTCAAACTAAAAAGTATCTTGATGCAGGTGTTTCTTTTAATTATTATATGGTGCACGGTGGTACTAATTTTGGATTTACCTCTGGAGCAAATTATAATGAAGAAAGTGATATTCAGCCTGATATTACAAGCTATGATTATGATGCTCCTATTAGCGAAGCAGGTTGGGTAACACCAAAATTTATGGCTATTCGTGAAGTAATGCAAAAGTATTCTAAAACGAAATTAGCACCGATTCCAGAGAAAATACCAGTTACAAAATATCCTAATCAGCCTGTCAAATCAAGTATGGATGTTTTAAGTTGGATCAAAAAAGAAAAAGCAGTCGTAAATGATCAACCTTTAACATTTGAAAAGTTAGGTCAGGGAAATGGATATGTTTTGTATCGTAAAAGATTTACGCAGCCCATTTCTTCTGGCAAATTAAAGATTGAGGGATTGAGAGACTTTGCTACAGTTTATGTAAATGGAGTTAAGGTTGGTGAATTGAATAGAGTTTTCAAAAATTACGAGTTGACACTTTCTATTCCTTTTAACGGTATTTTAGAAATTCTGGTTGAAAATATGGGACGTATTAATTACGGAGCTGAAATAGTGCATAATACGAAAGGAATTATTTCTCCAGTATTTATTAATGAATATGAAATTAGCGGCGGATGGGAAATGCATAAAATGCCGATGAATGAGGTGCCAGTTATTAAAAATGAAACAATAAAACCAGGTCGACCAGTTTTATATGAAGCTACAGTAAACATAGAGAAACCAGCCGATACTTTTCTTGATATGACAAATTGGGGAAAAGGAATTGTATTTGTTAACGGCCACAATCTTGGTCGCTACTGGAAAGTAGGTCCGCAGCAAACGCTTTATGTACCAGGATGCTGGTTGAAAGCGGGCGAGAATAAGTTTGTTGTATTGGAGCAGCTTAATGAAAACACCCAAAAAGAATTAACTTTTACAGATCAACCGATACTTGATAAATTAAATTAA